Proteins encoded together in one Mycolicibacter minnesotensis window:
- a CDS encoding sugar porter family MFS transporter has product MRRSSPLALLVGLAAASVGVIYGYDLSNIAGALLFIERDFGLSSAQQEMIATATVIGEIGGALAGGWLANAIGRKRSMVGVSVGYAAFALLGAAATSVSTLTLARLLLGITIGVSVVVVPVFVAESAPAHARGALLVTYGVATVIGIIAGYVIAYLFAGAGNWRAMLGLAAVPAVLVTWVLARVPDTARWYLLKGRVDEAERTLRRIEPGADAQRELAEIGATLAQDQAGGLGVLREMLRPPYLRATLFVVTLGFFIQITGINAIVYYSPRLFEKMGFEGDFALLILPALVQVAALAAMVVSLVLIDRVGRRPILLSGITAMVTANLLLVAVFAAGDTFGSALAAVKFGGVLLFTVGYTFGFGSLVWVYAGESLPARMRSLGSSAMLTSDLVGNAIVAAVFLTMLTALGGAGTFAVFGVLAILSLAFVYRYAPETKGRQLEDIRHFWENDGSWPAPEAGATTADLEASA; this is encoded by the coding sequence CTGCGCCGCTCCTCGCCGCTGGCGCTGCTGGTGGGCTTGGCCGCCGCGAGCGTCGGGGTCATCTACGGCTACGACCTGTCCAATATCGCCGGGGCCCTGCTGTTCATCGAGCGGGATTTCGGACTGTCGTCCGCGCAGCAGGAGATGATCGCTACGGCCACGGTGATCGGCGAGATCGGTGGCGCGCTGGCCGGCGGGTGGCTGGCCAACGCGATCGGGCGCAAGCGTTCGATGGTCGGGGTGAGCGTGGGCTACGCGGCTTTCGCGCTGCTGGGGGCGGCCGCTACCTCGGTATCGACTCTGACACTGGCGCGGTTGCTGCTGGGCATCACCATCGGAGTTTCTGTGGTGGTGGTCCCGGTGTTCGTGGCCGAGTCGGCGCCGGCCCACGCTCGCGGTGCGCTGCTGGTCACCTATGGCGTGGCCACCGTGATCGGGATCATCGCCGGATACGTGATCGCCTACCTGTTCGCCGGTGCCGGCAACTGGCGGGCAATGCTGGGACTGGCTGCAGTACCCGCGGTGCTGGTGACGTGGGTGTTGGCCCGCGTCCCCGACACCGCCCGCTGGTATCTGCTCAAAGGCCGAGTCGACGAGGCGGAACGCACCCTGCGCCGCATCGAACCCGGCGCCGATGCCCAGCGTGAGCTGGCCGAGATCGGCGCCACCCTGGCCCAGGACCAGGCCGGTGGGCTGGGGGTGCTGCGTGAGATGCTGCGGCCGCCGTATCTGCGGGCGACGCTGTTCGTGGTGACGCTGGGGTTCTTCATCCAGATCACCGGAATCAACGCGATCGTGTACTACAGCCCCCGACTGTTCGAGAAGATGGGCTTCGAAGGCGACTTCGCGTTGCTGATCCTGCCGGCGCTGGTGCAGGTGGCCGCCCTGGCGGCCATGGTCGTCTCCTTGGTGCTGATCGACCGGGTGGGCCGGCGGCCGATCCTGCTCTCGGGTATCACAGCGATGGTCACCGCCAATCTGCTGCTGGTCGCTGTCTTCGCCGCCGGCGATACCTTCGGCAGCGCGCTTGCAGCAGTCAAATTCGGCGGGGTGCTGCTGTTCACCGTCGGCTACACGTTCGGTTTCGGCTCCCTGGTGTGGGTTTACGCCGGGGAGAGCCTGCCAGCCCGGATGCGGTCCCTGGGCTCATCGGCGATGCTGACATCGGACCTGGTGGGCAATGCGATCGTGGCCGCGGTCTTTCTGACCATGCTCACCGCGCTGGGCGGCGCCGGGACTTTCGCGGTGTTCGGGGTCCTGGCGATACTCAGCCTCGCATTCGTCTATCGCTACGCCCCGGAGACCAAAGGCCGCCAATTGGAAGACATCCGGCACTTCTGGGAGAACGACGGTAGCTGGCCCGCGCCGGAAGCCGGGGCGACGACCGCAGACCTCGAGGCCTCGGCATGA
- a CDS encoding GNAT family N-acetyltransferase → MSEPTVTHDNRQFQITVDGQQAGFADYIESGDQRDFHHTVIDKAFGGRGLASTLIRAALDDTRAAGKRVVPTCSFVEAYITKHPEYADLVDRVTD, encoded by the coding sequence ATGAGCGAACCGACCGTCACCCACGACAACCGGCAGTTCCAGATCACCGTCGACGGCCAGCAGGCCGGGTTCGCCGACTACATCGAAAGCGGCGATCAGCGGGACTTTCACCACACGGTGATCGACAAGGCGTTCGGCGGACGCGGGCTCGCCAGCACACTGATTCGCGCTGCCCTGGACGACACCCGAGCCGCCGGAAAACGCGTGGTGCCGACCTGTTCGTTCGTCGAGGCTTACATCACCAAACACCCGGAGTACGCCGACCTCGTCGACCGGGTCACCGACTGA
- a CDS encoding cytochrome P450 yields the protein MTRPEVAAPRLPWSAVDPYPFYESRRSQGDVVWDDTAAAWLVLGYHAAREVLSGTGWTSDPLARPSAVAAVNAAGTQFAGRSMLFTDGAIHQRLRGSMRDVFTRSFVSGLSTGVEAITAAAVDAPATAVPFDFMAEIALPIPIAVIGEWLGLDDVGLRVLQELSPPIVAMLGTLADDEIVGAGAAAAAELTAAFLALAADRRAHPGDDLISFIAGDPDLELDEVAVNAVLLAVAGHETTANLLGAGLLRLLDPLVGPAEVTAAMVTELLRLDAPAQAVARTATVDQRIGGVHIPAGDPVLVVVAAANRDPGVYAEPDQFRPDRDGPPPLSFGHGEHYCLGAALARLETTVALRAILAREPRLAGPVQWRDTPAIRGPLRMPVAFGK from the coding sequence ATGACGCGGCCTGAAGTCGCCGCACCACGCCTGCCGTGGAGCGCCGTCGATCCCTATCCGTTCTACGAGTCCCGGCGCAGTCAGGGTGACGTGGTGTGGGATGACACCGCAGCAGCATGGCTGGTCCTGGGCTACCACGCTGCCCGCGAGGTGCTGAGCGGTACCGGCTGGACCAGCGATCCCCTGGCCAGGCCGAGCGCAGTGGCCGCGGTGAACGCAGCAGGAACCCAATTCGCAGGGCGGTCAATGCTGTTCACCGACGGCGCTATCCACCAACGATTGCGCGGGTCTATGCGCGACGTGTTCACCCGCTCCTTCGTCTCCGGTCTGTCCACCGGCGTGGAGGCGATCACCGCGGCGGCAGTCGATGCACCGGCCACCGCAGTCCCGTTCGACTTCATGGCCGAGATCGCCCTGCCGATACCTATCGCGGTGATCGGCGAATGGCTGGGCCTCGATGACGTGGGACTTCGCGTGCTGCAGGAGCTTTCACCACCGATCGTGGCGATGCTAGGCACCCTTGCCGACGACGAGATAGTAGGCGCGGGAGCGGCGGCGGCCGCCGAGCTCACAGCCGCATTCCTGGCCCTTGCCGCCGACCGTCGCGCCCATCCCGGTGACGATCTGATCAGTTTCATCGCCGGTGATCCAGACTTGGAACTCGACGAAGTCGCGGTGAACGCGGTACTGCTCGCGGTGGCCGGGCATGAGACCACCGCAAATCTGTTGGGCGCTGGGCTGTTGCGGCTACTCGACCCGCTCGTCGGCCCCGCGGAGGTCACCGCCGCGATGGTCACCGAACTGCTGCGGCTCGACGCCCCCGCTCAGGCGGTGGCCCGCACCGCCACCGTGGATCAGCGGATCGGTGGAGTCCACATCCCGGCCGGCGATCCGGTGCTGGTCGTGGTCGCCGCCGCGAACCGCGATCCCGGCGTCTACGCCGAACCCGATCAGTTCCGCCCCGACCGAGACGGCCCGCCACCGCTGTCCTTCGGCCACGGCGAGCACTACTGCCTGGGGGCGGCGCTGGCCAGGCTGGAGACAACGGTGGCACTGCGTGCCATCCTGGCCCGGGAGCCGCGGCTAGCCGGCCCGGTGCAATGGCGCGACACCCCGGCCATTCGGGGGCCGCTGCGCATGCCGGTGGCATTCGGAAAATAG
- a CDS encoding DUF4345 domain-containing protein, producing MVIKALRAFGLFTGLLLIGLGISRMAFSLDSIPDGQAVNATVDSETRAAGALLIGFGVGYLEAFRRSPIPAGAVRLLAATMALLGVSRLMSMADVGMPHPAFIAACAVEFLAAALTYGYATLADRRDADVG from the coding sequence GTGGTGATCAAGGCGCTGCGAGCATTCGGCTTGTTCACCGGGCTGCTGTTAATCGGGCTCGGAATCAGCCGGATGGCGTTCTCCCTGGATTCCATTCCCGACGGCCAGGCCGTCAACGCCACGGTGGACAGCGAGACCCGCGCGGCCGGTGCACTGCTCATCGGCTTCGGCGTCGGCTACCTCGAAGCGTTTCGACGCTCGCCGATCCCCGCCGGAGCAGTACGGCTGTTGGCCGCCACCATGGCACTGCTCGGAGTCTCCCGGCTGATGTCCATGGCCGACGTCGGCATGCCACATCCGGCCTTCATCGCGGCGTGCGCCGTTGAGTTCCTCGCCGCGGCGCTGACCTATGGGTATGCCACCTTGGCCGACCGGCGCGACGCGGACGTTGGTTAG
- the nagA gene encoding N-acetylglucosamine-6-phosphate deacetylase: MTVIAAGTVVLDGRVHRPGWLAVADGRITDCGSGPPPVPPNADFGDAVVVPGFVDMHVHGGDGVSYSDDPDRAAALHACHGTTGGLASLVTASAEALVQQVRNLAAATRRGVVDGIHLEGPWLSRAHCGAHDRGQLRAPEDTEVDALLSAGGGAIRMVTLAPELPGAIPTIRRLVDAEVVVAVGHTDADYDQTQAALDAGATVGTHLFNAMRAVHHRDPGPVPALLEDPRATVELIADGVHLHPSIIRQVLAAVGPDRVALVTDAMAAAGVGDGAFTLGGLDVDVADGVARLHGTATIAGSTATMDRLFATAVRLLGTDDAAVTAAVRLTSTTPARTLGLHRAGDLAIGRDADLVVLDRDWRVARVMRRGTWLG, from the coding sequence ATGACCGTGATCGCCGCCGGCACCGTCGTGCTCGACGGTCGGGTGCACCGGCCGGGCTGGCTCGCGGTGGCCGACGGGCGGATCACCGACTGCGGATCCGGGCCGCCCCCGGTACCGCCGAACGCCGATTTCGGGGACGCCGTGGTGGTGCCCGGCTTCGTCGACATGCATGTGCACGGCGGAGACGGTGTCTCCTACTCCGATGATCCGGACCGCGCGGCGGCCCTGCATGCCTGCCACGGCACCACCGGAGGGCTGGCCAGCCTGGTGACCGCATCGGCAGAAGCCCTAGTGCAACAGGTGCGCAACCTGGCGGCGGCGACCCGACGCGGCGTAGTGGACGGCATCCATCTGGAGGGCCCGTGGCTGAGCAGGGCGCATTGCGGGGCACACGACCGCGGACAGCTGCGCGCCCCCGAAGACACCGAAGTCGATGCCCTGCTGTCCGCCGGAGGTGGCGCGATCCGGATGGTCACCCTGGCACCGGAACTGCCCGGCGCCATTCCGACGATCCGACGGTTGGTAGACGCGGAAGTTGTGGTGGCCGTGGGGCATACCGATGCCGACTACGACCAGACCCAAGCCGCCCTCGACGCCGGCGCGACGGTCGGCACGCACCTGTTCAACGCGATGCGCGCCGTGCATCATCGAGATCCCGGACCGGTGCCCGCGCTGTTGGAGGACCCGCGAGCCACCGTCGAGTTGATCGCCGACGGCGTGCACCTGCACCCGAGCATCATCCGCCAGGTGCTGGCCGCCGTCGGGCCAGACCGGGTGGCACTGGTGACCGATGCGATGGCCGCCGCCGGAGTCGGTGACGGCGCCTTCACCCTCGGCGGGCTGGATGTCGACGTCGCCGACGGAGTGGCCCGGCTGCACGGCACCGCGACGATCGCCGGCAGCACCGCCACCATGGACCGGCTGTTCGCGACCGCGGTGCGACTGCTCGGCACCGATGATGCGGCCGTGACCGCCGCTGTGCGCCTGACCTCGACCACTCCGGCACGCACCCTGGGTCTGCACCGAGCCGGCGACCTGGCGATCGGACGTGACGCCGACCTGGTTGTGCTGGATCGGGATTGGCGGGTCGCGCGGGTCATGCGGCGGGGCACCTGGCTCGGATAG
- a CDS encoding ABC1 kinase family protein, which translates to MSDSVPRGRVRRTMPLAGFTARAAGGRVVAALRAKTGDAGAVEKFHERTAERYAELLGHSKGVLMKAGQMFSLIDAGAVGGGELSPYQRALTRLQADAPPMPPELAREVVQADLGRPVERVFAEFTHEPMAAASIGQVHRAILPDGRPVAVKVQYPGVAEAIRADLANTELLTTVIRFASAATGPMPDLRQSAREISARITEEIDYRHEAANITAFATLYRDHPFIRIPEVVPEASGDRVLTMSYLDGLDWAAAKHADQDLKNTWAEAISRMVTGSYRHASMFHADPHPGNYRFGLDGTVGFVDFGCVKVLSESLRRGLVETLRFVLDDDRPALLDSMRANGFLTRESALTGDQAYQWWEQVVHELLEPQPVTYSPETIGRAVRSLLDVRGAEHPLRHLSVPPDFVFFSRLNLSMNAVFAALGATFDARSAVDDMDGAAEPSTELGKRHVAWVLDRGLPFGLDDHDAA; encoded by the coding sequence ATGAGCGATTCCGTGCCGCGGGGCCGAGTTCGCCGCACCATGCCGCTGGCCGGATTCACCGCGCGCGCCGCCGGGGGGCGAGTGGTGGCTGCGCTGCGCGCCAAGACCGGCGATGCCGGGGCAGTGGAGAAGTTTCACGAGCGCACCGCAGAGCGATACGCCGAGCTGCTCGGCCACTCCAAAGGTGTGCTGATGAAGGCCGGTCAGATGTTCTCGCTGATCGACGCCGGCGCGGTGGGCGGCGGCGAGTTGTCGCCGTACCAGCGGGCGCTCACCAGGTTGCAGGCCGATGCCCCGCCGATGCCGCCCGAGCTGGCTCGGGAGGTTGTGCAGGCCGATTTGGGCCGGCCGGTCGAGCGAGTGTTCGCCGAGTTCACCCACGAGCCGATGGCCGCGGCATCCATCGGCCAGGTCCACCGCGCGATCCTGCCCGACGGGCGGCCGGTGGCGGTCAAGGTCCAGTACCCCGGCGTGGCCGAAGCGATCCGCGCCGACCTGGCCAACACCGAACTGCTGACGACGGTGATCCGATTCGCCTCGGCGGCCACCGGACCGATGCCCGACCTGCGCCAGAGCGCCCGCGAGATCTCGGCGCGCATCACCGAGGAAATCGACTACCGACACGAGGCGGCCAACATCACGGCGTTCGCCACGTTGTATCGCGATCATCCGTTCATCCGGATTCCCGAGGTAGTTCCCGAAGCCTCCGGCGACCGCGTCCTGACCATGAGCTACCTCGACGGACTGGACTGGGCCGCGGCAAAGCACGCCGACCAAGACCTGAAGAACACCTGGGCCGAGGCGATCTCTCGGATGGTGACCGGCTCCTACCGGCACGCGAGCATGTTCCATGCCGACCCACATCCCGGCAACTACCGATTCGGACTCGACGGGACGGTGGGTTTCGTCGACTTCGGCTGCGTGAAAGTACTTTCCGAGTCGTTGCGGCGCGGACTGGTTGAGACACTACGTTTCGTGCTGGACGACGACCGGCCTGCGCTACTCGACTCGATGCGGGCCAACGGCTTTCTCACCAGAGAATCCGCCCTCACCGGCGACCAGGCGTATCAATGGTGGGAACAGGTCGTCCACGAGCTGCTGGAGCCCCAACCGGTGACCTACTCCCCCGAAACCATCGGCCGCGCAGTGCGATCCCTGCTCGACGTCCGCGGCGCCGAGCATCCGCTGCGACACCTCTCGGTCCCGCCGGACTTCGTGTTCTTCTCCCGACTCAACCTGTCGATGAACGCGGTCTTCGCCGCGTTGGGCGCCACCTTCGACGCTCGATCGGCCGTCGACGACATGGACGGTGCTGCCGAGCCGTCCACCGAACTCGGTAAACGCCACGTCGCTTGGGTTCTCGACCGCGGCCTGCCCTTCGGATTGGACGATCATGACGCGGCCTGA
- a CDS encoding sigma-70 family RNA polymerase sigma factor, with protein MTASVEDFEALRPHLLAVAYRLTGMFADAEDIVQDAWLRFDAAERDQITDPRAWLTTVVSRLGLDRLRSAPRRRESYVGQWLPEPVVTGVGDSDPLAAVVAGEDARFAAMVVLERLTPDQRVAFVLHDGFAMPFGEVAAVLGTSEGAARQLASRARKAVHVDPPPSRDPRHDQAVGGLMAAMSAGDLAAVVALLHPEVTFTGDANRRAPTAARVIRSPEKVARFLLGLARRYGPTLITANQLALVNGELGAYTPGAPETDGFAELLPRVTAMTVRDGRVVAIWDIANPDKFSASPLRPR; from the coding sequence ATGACGGCGTCGGTAGAGGACTTCGAGGCGCTGCGGCCGCATCTGCTGGCGGTGGCTTACCGGCTCACCGGCATGTTTGCCGACGCCGAGGACATCGTGCAGGACGCGTGGTTGCGTTTCGACGCCGCCGAACGCGACCAGATCACCGACCCGCGAGCCTGGTTGACCACGGTGGTGAGTCGCCTGGGTCTCGACCGACTCCGCTCTGCGCCGCGACGCCGCGAGTCCTACGTCGGGCAGTGGCTGCCCGAGCCCGTGGTCACCGGTGTCGGCGACTCCGATCCACTGGCGGCCGTGGTGGCCGGCGAAGATGCCCGATTTGCGGCGATGGTGGTGCTGGAGCGGCTGACCCCCGACCAGCGAGTGGCCTTTGTGCTGCACGACGGGTTCGCGATGCCGTTCGGCGAGGTGGCCGCGGTGTTGGGCACCAGCGAAGGCGCGGCCCGCCAGCTGGCATCGCGGGCCCGCAAAGCCGTCCACGTCGATCCGCCACCATCCCGCGACCCGCGACATGATCAGGCGGTCGGCGGGCTGATGGCCGCGATGTCCGCCGGCGACCTGGCGGCCGTGGTGGCCCTGCTGCACCCCGAGGTGACGTTCACCGGCGACGCGAATCGCCGGGCCCCGACTGCGGCGCGGGTCATTCGCAGCCCCGAGAAGGTGGCCCGGTTCTTGCTGGGTTTGGCGCGCCGTTACGGCCCGACGTTGATCACCGCCAACCAGCTGGCGCTGGTCAATGGCGAACTCGGCGCCTATACGCCGGGCGCGCCCGAAACCGACGGCTTTGCCGAGCTGCTACCGCGGGTCACCGCGATGACGGTTCGCGACGGGCGCGTGGTGGCGATCTGGGATATCGCCAACCCGGACAAGTTCAGCGCGTCGCCGCTGCGTCCTCGCTGA
- a CDS encoding D-alanyl-D-alanine carboxypeptidase family protein produces the protein MTSLRSLSALMAVGFLATAAPLATPAAWADPTPGRGAGTVGCPYQVSTPPAVDTSEVPQAGDPPLPLPVPATPVGGEALSGCGIVTAPDTPPVPTEVSAESWLVADMDTGAVIAARDPHGRHRPASVIKVLTAMASLNELDPNAVVVGTQDDANAEGTRVGVGPGGHFTVNQLLHGLLMGSGNDAAHALAMQLGGWDVALHKINTLAARLGGRDTRAATPSGLDGPGMSTSAYDIGLFYRYAWNNPAFANIVATRTFDFPGYGDIPGYELENDNQLLYNYPGALGGKTGYTDDAGQTFVGAATRDGRRLVAVLLRGTRQPIPPWQQAAQLLDYGFAVPPGTRVGTLIEPDPSLVAPRAPADAPSPQAMMLTPSDDTVPVRVGVAIFGTIVVFGLIMGARAVNRRPGRSSAW, from the coding sequence ATGACTTCTCTGCGCTCGCTGTCTGCCCTGATGGCGGTCGGTTTTCTGGCCACCGCCGCTCCCCTGGCCACCCCTGCGGCCTGGGCGGACCCCACGCCGGGCCGGGGTGCGGGTACGGTCGGCTGCCCCTATCAGGTCAGCACCCCGCCCGCCGTAGACACCTCAGAAGTGCCCCAGGCCGGCGATCCCCCACTGCCGCTTCCGGTCCCGGCCACCCCGGTCGGCGGCGAAGCACTGTCCGGCTGCGGGATCGTGACCGCGCCGGACACCCCGCCCGTGCCCACCGAGGTCTCGGCCGAATCGTGGCTGGTAGCCGACATGGACACCGGCGCGGTGATCGCCGCCCGCGACCCGCACGGGCGGCATCGGCCGGCCAGCGTGATCAAAGTGTTGACCGCGATGGCGTCGCTGAATGAGCTGGACCCCAATGCTGTCGTCGTGGGCACCCAGGATGACGCCAACGCCGAGGGCACCCGGGTCGGTGTTGGTCCCGGTGGCCACTTCACCGTGAACCAGCTGCTGCACGGACTGCTGATGGGGTCGGGCAACGACGCCGCCCACGCCCTGGCCATGCAACTCGGCGGCTGGGACGTCGCGCTGCACAAGATCAATACCTTGGCTGCGCGACTCGGCGGCCGCGACACCCGCGCCGCCACGCCCTCGGGACTCGACGGGCCCGGCATGAGTACCTCGGCCTACGACATCGGTCTGTTCTACCGCTACGCCTGGAACAACCCGGCGTTCGCCAATATCGTCGCGACCCGCACCTTCGACTTCCCCGGCTACGGCGATATACCCGGATACGAGCTGGAGAACGACAACCAGCTGCTCTACAACTATCCGGGCGCGCTCGGCGGCAAGACCGGCTACACCGACGATGCCGGGCAGACGTTTGTCGGCGCGGCAACCCGAGACGGGCGTCGCCTGGTGGCGGTGCTGCTGCGCGGCACCCGCCAGCCCATCCCGCCCTGGCAGCAGGCCGCCCAGCTGCTCGACTACGGCTTCGCGGTCCCGCCCGGCACCCGGGTGGGGACGCTGATCGAACCGGACCCGTCACTGGTGGCGCCCCGCGCCCCGGCCGACGCCCCCAGCCCGCAGGCCATGATGTTGACGCCGTCCGATGACACCGTGCCGGTCCGCGTCGGGGTGGCCATCTTCGGCACGATCGTGGTGTTCGGACTGATCATGGGCGCCCGGGCGGTGAACCGCCGCCCCGGACGGAGCTCGGCGTGGTGA
- a CDS encoding TetR/AcrR family transcriptional regulator, whose amino-acid sequence MVETTTRDRLVNEAMRLFSEQGYRATSVAQIEKAAGLAPGSGALYHHFKSKEALLAAGIDRQLDRRGAMRDVRALFAGLGDLDTELTLLGRYLFAVLDEETQLLQIAARTPADQSARVAAAYAALVDGLCAELADWIAGWAPHLAAADAQRIAVVAVNALLGNRAGRMLYRGVGAQLADEEYLSEWTTLLAVRIRA is encoded by the coding sequence ATGGTGGAGACGACAACGCGGGACCGTCTGGTCAACGAGGCGATGCGGCTGTTCAGCGAGCAGGGTTACCGCGCGACCAGCGTTGCCCAGATCGAGAAGGCTGCCGGCCTGGCGCCGGGATCCGGTGCGCTGTACCACCACTTCAAATCCAAGGAAGCCCTGCTGGCCGCCGGAATCGACCGGCAGTTGGACCGCCGCGGCGCCATGCGTGACGTCCGGGCACTCTTTGCCGGCCTGGGGGATCTGGACACCGAGTTGACCCTGCTGGGACGGTATCTGTTCGCCGTACTCGACGAGGAGACGCAGCTGCTGCAGATCGCCGCGCGCACGCCTGCCGATCAGTCGGCCCGAGTGGCAGCCGCCTATGCCGCGCTGGTAGACGGCCTGTGTGCTGAGCTGGCCGACTGGATCGCCGGGTGGGCCCCGCACCTGGCCGCCGCCGACGCCCAGCGGATCGCCGTGGTGGCGGTCAATGCGTTGCTGGGCAACCGGGCCGGGCGGATGCTCTATCGCGGCGTGGGCGCACAGCTGGCCGACGAGGAGTACCTCTCCGAATGGACGACGCTGCTGGCGGTACGCATCCGCGCCTAG
- a CDS encoding carboxymuconolactone decarboxylase family protein has product MTRISLNKQSASVYQAYLDAAAEVQARAKEAGLSQTVLELVNLRVSQINGCAFCLNMHSKALLETGDTVQRISVLPAWRDTQLFSDTERAALEIAEAVTWISEAHLDDDEFALLREHLTDDQISLLIWAAITINAFNRVSIMSRFPVRAEK; this is encoded by the coding sequence ATGACGCGCATCTCCCTCAACAAGCAGTCGGCCTCGGTCTACCAGGCCTACCTCGACGCCGCAGCCGAGGTACAGGCACGCGCCAAAGAAGCCGGGTTGTCCCAAACGGTCCTGGAGCTGGTGAATCTGCGGGTGTCGCAGATCAACGGGTGCGCGTTCTGCCTGAACATGCACAGCAAGGCGCTGCTGGAGACCGGTGACACCGTGCAACGGATCTCGGTGCTGCCCGCCTGGCGCGACACCCAGCTGTTCTCCGACACCGAACGGGCTGCCCTCGAGATCGCCGAGGCGGTCACCTGGATCTCCGAGGCACACCTGGACGACGACGAGTTCGCGCTGCTGCGCGAGCACCTCACCGACGATCAGATCTCTCTGTTGATCTGGGCGGCGATAACGATCAACGCGTTCAACCGGGTATCGATCATGAGCCGCTTCCCGGTGCGGGCCGAGAAGTAG
- a CDS encoding SMP-30/gluconolactonase/LRE family protein yields the protein MPRHNAPVPKPPIDPVRWQPPGSRPLPPPDPTPALTLVEIPGTAPEDVVVAADGTVWTGVEDGRIICVDPATGTPREVIDTGGRPLGLAFTHDQRLLICDSHRGLLRYDPSTGRLETLVSEVAGKPLTFCSNAVESSDGTIYFTESTNRFHYEHYKGSVIEARGSGSLLRRDPDGSVSVLAEGLHFANGVTLTADESAVVFAESTGRRLSTYWLTGPRRGSITPLVQELPGHPDNISTGRDGRIWVAMVSDRNALSDWLSPRAPVLRRLLWRMPYRWLPNPVPVVWVVAFDPEDGRVLTQFRTEHPGFGLVTGVVESGGRLWMGRIAGPGLAYFQL from the coding sequence ATGCCACGACACAATGCACCAGTGCCCAAGCCGCCGATTGACCCCGTCCGCTGGCAGCCCCCGGGATCGCGGCCGCTGCCGCCACCGGACCCCACACCGGCTCTGACCCTCGTCGAGATTCCCGGCACCGCCCCCGAAGACGTCGTCGTCGCGGCCGATGGAACCGTCTGGACCGGGGTCGAGGACGGCCGGATCATCTGCGTCGACCCGGCCACCGGCACGCCGCGGGAGGTCATCGACACCGGCGGCCGTCCGCTGGGGCTGGCCTTCACCCACGACCAGCGACTGCTGATCTGCGACAGCCACCGCGGCCTACTGCGCTATGACCCCAGCACCGGCCGGTTGGAGACCCTGGTGAGCGAGGTAGCCGGCAAGCCGCTGACCTTCTGCTCCAACGCGGTCGAATCCAGCGACGGGACAATCTATTTCACCGAGTCCACCAACCGTTTCCACTACGAGCACTACAAGGGTTCGGTGATCGAGGCACGCGGCAGCGGATCCTTGCTGCGCCGCGATCCGGACGGTTCGGTGAGTGTGTTGGCCGAGGGCCTGCACTTCGCCAACGGCGTGACACTGACCGCCGACGAATCGGCGGTGGTGTTCGCCGAGAGCACCGGGAGGCGGCTGTCCACGTATTGGCTGACCGGACCACGCCGCGGTTCGATCACCCCGCTGGTCCAGGAGTTGCCCGGCCATCCCGACAACATCTCCACCGGGCGCGACGGGCGGATCTGGGTGGCGATGGTCTCGGATCGCAATGCCCTGTCGGACTGGCTGAGCCCGCGCGCACCGGTACTGCGCCGGCTGCTGTGGCGGATGCCGTATCGCTGGTTGCCCAACCCGGTCCCGGTGGTGTGGGTGGTCGCCTTCGATCCCGAGGACGGGCGGGTGCTGACCCAGTTCCGCACCGAACACCCCGGCTTCGGACTGGTGACCGGCGTGGTGGAGTCCGGCGGCCGGTTGTGGATGGGCCGGATCGCAGGGCCTGGTCTGGCATATTTTCAGCTGTAA